The following coding sequences lie in one Phacochoerus africanus isolate WHEZ1 chromosome 12, ROS_Pafr_v1, whole genome shotgun sequence genomic window:
- the ATP5F1C gene encoding ATP synthase subunit gamma, mitochondrial isoform X2, with amino-acid sequence MFSRAGVAGLSAWAVQPQWIQVRNMATLKDITRRLKSIKNIQKITKSMKMVAAAKYARAERELKPARVYGIGSLALYEKADIKVPEDKKKHLIIGVSSDRGLCGAIHSSVAKQIKSEVANLTAAGKEVKIVGVGDKIRGILHRTHSDQFLVTFKEVGRKPPTFGDASVIALELLNSGYEFDEGSIIFNRFRSVISYKTEEKPIFSLDTVASAESMSIYDDIDADVLRNYQEYSLANIIYYSLKESTTSEQSARMTAMDNASKNASEMIDKLTLTFNRTRQAVITKELIEIISGAAAL; translated from the exons TTACCAGGCGACTAAAGTCAATCAAAAACATCCAGAAAATTACCAAGTCTATGAAAATGGTAGCAGCAGCGAAATATGCCCGAGCCGAGCGGGAGCTGAAGCCAGCCCGAGTGTATGGGATAGGGTCTTTGG ctctGTATGAAAAGGCTGATATTAAGGTACCTGAAGACAAGAAGAAACACCTCATCATCGGTGTGTCCTCAGACCGAGGGCTTTGTGGTGCTATTCATTCCTCAGTGGCTAAACAGATAAAAAGCGAGGTGGCCAATCTCACAGCAGCTGGGAAGGAAGTTAAGATTGTTGGAGTTGGTGATAAAATCCGGGGCATCCTCCACAG GACGCACTCGGACCAGTTTCTAGTGACATTcaaggaagtggggaggaagcCCCCCACCTTTGGGGATGCGTCGGTGATTGCCCTCGAGCTGTTAAATTCTGGATATGAGTTTGATGAAGGGTCTATCATCTTCAACCGATTCAG GTCTGTCATCTCCTACAAGACAGAAGAAAAGCCCATCTTCTCCCTTGATACCGTTGCAAGTGCTG AGAGCATGAGTATCTATGATGATATTGATGCTGATGTGCTGCGGAACTACCAAGAGTACAGCCTGGCCAACATCATCTACTATTCCCTGAAGGAGTCCACCACGAGTGAGCAGAGCGCCAGGATGACGGCCATGGACAACGCGAGCAAGAATGCTT CTGAAATGATTGATAAATTGACTTTGACATTCAATCGCACCCGCCAAGCTGTCATCACAAAGGAGCTGATTGAAATCATCTCCGGTGCTGCGGCTCT gTAA
- the ATP5F1C gene encoding ATP synthase subunit gamma, mitochondrial isoform X1, with translation MFSRAGVAGLSAWAVQPQWIQVRNMATLKDITRRLKSIKNIQKITKSMKMVAAAKYARAERELKPARVYGIGSLALYEKADIKVPEDKKKHLIIGVSSDRGLCGAIHSSVAKQIKSEVANLTAAGKEVKIVGVGDKIRGILHRTHSDQFLVTFKEVGRKPPTFGDASVIALELLNSGYEFDEGSIIFNRFRSVISYKTEEKPIFSLDTVASAESMSIYDDIDADVLRNYQEYSLANIIYYSLKESTTSEQSARMTAMDNASKNASEMIDKLTLTFNRTRQAVITKELIEIISGAAALE, from the exons TTACCAGGCGACTAAAGTCAATCAAAAACATCCAGAAAATTACCAAGTCTATGAAAATGGTAGCAGCAGCGAAATATGCCCGAGCCGAGCGGGAGCTGAAGCCAGCCCGAGTGTATGGGATAGGGTCTTTGG ctctGTATGAAAAGGCTGATATTAAGGTACCTGAAGACAAGAAGAAACACCTCATCATCGGTGTGTCCTCAGACCGAGGGCTTTGTGGTGCTATTCATTCCTCAGTGGCTAAACAGATAAAAAGCGAGGTGGCCAATCTCACAGCAGCTGGGAAGGAAGTTAAGATTGTTGGAGTTGGTGATAAAATCCGGGGCATCCTCCACAG GACGCACTCGGACCAGTTTCTAGTGACATTcaaggaagtggggaggaagcCCCCCACCTTTGGGGATGCGTCGGTGATTGCCCTCGAGCTGTTAAATTCTGGATATGAGTTTGATGAAGGGTCTATCATCTTCAACCGATTCAG GTCTGTCATCTCCTACAAGACAGAAGAAAAGCCCATCTTCTCCCTTGATACCGTTGCAAGTGCTG AGAGCATGAGTATCTATGATGATATTGATGCTGATGTGCTGCGGAACTACCAAGAGTACAGCCTGGCCAACATCATCTACTATTCCCTGAAGGAGTCCACCACGAGTGAGCAGAGCGCCAGGATGACGGCCATGGACAACGCGAGCAAGAATGCTT CTGAAATGATTGATAAATTGACTTTGACATTCAATCGCACCCGCCAAGCTGTCATCACAAAGGAGCTGATTGAAATCATCTCCGGTGCTGCGGCTCT GGAGTAG
- the ATP5F1C gene encoding ATP synthase subunit gamma, mitochondrial isoform X3 has product MFSRAGVAGLSAWAVQPQWIQVRNMATLKDITRRLKSIKNIQKITKSMKMVAAAKYARAERELKPARVYGIGSLALYEKADIKVPEDKKKHLIIGVSSDRGLCGAIHSSVAKQIKSEVANLTAAGKEVKIVGVGDKIRGILHRTHSDQFLVTFKEVGRKPPTFGDASVIALELLNSGYEFDEGSIIFNRFRSVISYKTEEKPIFSLDTVASAESMSIYDDIDADVLRNYQEYSLANIIYYSLKESTTSEQSARMTAMDNASKNASEMIDKLTLTFNRTRQAVITKELIEIISGAAAL; this is encoded by the exons TTACCAGGCGACTAAAGTCAATCAAAAACATCCAGAAAATTACCAAGTCTATGAAAATGGTAGCAGCAGCGAAATATGCCCGAGCCGAGCGGGAGCTGAAGCCAGCCCGAGTGTATGGGATAGGGTCTTTGG ctctGTATGAAAAGGCTGATATTAAGGTACCTGAAGACAAGAAGAAACACCTCATCATCGGTGTGTCCTCAGACCGAGGGCTTTGTGGTGCTATTCATTCCTCAGTGGCTAAACAGATAAAAAGCGAGGTGGCCAATCTCACAGCAGCTGGGAAGGAAGTTAAGATTGTTGGAGTTGGTGATAAAATCCGGGGCATCCTCCACAG GACGCACTCGGACCAGTTTCTAGTGACATTcaaggaagtggggaggaagcCCCCCACCTTTGGGGATGCGTCGGTGATTGCCCTCGAGCTGTTAAATTCTGGATATGAGTTTGATGAAGGGTCTATCATCTTCAACCGATTCAG GTCTGTCATCTCCTACAAGACAGAAGAAAAGCCCATCTTCTCCCTTGATACCGTTGCAAGTGCTG AGAGCATGAGTATCTATGATGATATTGATGCTGATGTGCTGCGGAACTACCAAGAGTACAGCCTGGCCAACATCATCTACTATTCCCTGAAGGAGTCCACCACGAGTGAGCAGAGCGCCAGGATGACGGCCATGGACAACGCGAGCAAGAATGCTT CTGAAATGATTGATAAATTGACTTTGACATTCAATCGCACCCGCCAAGCTGTCATCACAAAGGAGCTGATTGAAATCATCTCCGGTGCTGCGGCTCTGTAA